One Cicer arietinum cultivar CDC Frontier isolate Library 1 chromosome 8, Cicar.CDCFrontier_v2.0, whole genome shotgun sequence DNA segment encodes these proteins:
- the LOC101514773 gene encoding uncharacterized protein → MQSERKRKLTGRNPLSDCTNTCSYSSSVPLKSTKPYRSSSALKKPHTEFTSTTGNLDGASNPNSPPSTFLSTPLPKTLSCRRTVDLEASEPISIVYSRRTSSNKRKDIGKEVVVPAHNTPIRRKDVAKEVVVSASSTSIRRKDKEKEVVNPVSSTPVRWKDKGKEVVIPASSTPIRWKDKGKEVVIPASSTPIQGKEVDIPSSSTTILKVSNTSEKNDGVEGANLPKVKAMTVPCRKKHRAKSSKQDVFKDPILQDYIEKQNAYFKMIDEFELSEEEVETVSDN, encoded by the exons ATGCAATCTGAACGAAAAAGAAAGCTTACAGGAAGAAACCCACTCTCCGATTGCACCAACACTTGTTCTTATTCTTCCTCTGTTCCTCTTAAATCCACCAAACCCTATCGTTCTTCTTCTGCGTTAAAAAAACCTCACACCGAATTCACGTCAACTACCGGGAATCTCGATGGTGCATCAAACCCTAACTCTCCTCCATCTACCTTTCTTTCAACTCCTTTGCCTAAAACATTGTCTTGTCGCA GGACTGTTGATCTTGAAGCTTCTGAGCCTATTTCTATAGTATACAGCCGAAGAACCTCTTCAAATAAAAGAAAGGATATAGGGAAGGAAGTGGTCGTTCCAGCCCataacacacctattagaaGAAAGGATGTTGCGAAGGAAGTGGTCGTTTCTGCTAGTAGCACGTCCATTAGAAGGAAGGATAAAGAAAAGGAAGTGGTCAATCCTGTGAGTAGCACACCCGTTAGATGGAAGGATAAAGGGAAGGAAGTGGTCATTCCTGCAAGTAGCACACCCATTAGATGGAAGGATAAAGGGAAGGAAGTGGTCATTCCTGCAAGTAGCACACCTATTCAAGGGAAGGAAGTGGACATTCCTTCAAGTAGCACAACCATTTTGAAGGTCTCTAATACTAG TGAGAAAAATGATGGGGTAGAAGGTGCAAATCTACCCAAGGTCAAGGCAATGACAGTCCCTTGTAGAAAG AAGCACCGTGCCAAGTCATCTAAACAAGACGTGTTCAAAGATCCCATCTTGCAAGATtatattgaaaaacaaaatgcttACTTTAAAATGATTGATGAATTTGAACTATCAGAGGAGGAGGTTGAAACAGTTAGTGATAACTAG